The DNA region TCAGTttaaataagatatatattaaattttgcaCTTATACTAATGATGCAGCTTGTAGCCTAGTGGGAAGGATGTTGCCCATTATGTTCTAGgtcttgggttcaaatcccacatttggcattttcatatttctcttctcatttccacgtcagcagcttgtgggcccacttgatgaggtggcaaaggtccacgtcagctccgtttgctgactcatatattttttaacggaagttgacggcaggggcttatcactatatattattttctcattaggggcttattcccaagaaaaatttttgtaggggcttaaaccaaaggacccctattttataggggcccccaacatatttaagccaataTTATATGTATCATGTGTGACATGAGTTCATGTGTACTTTCTATATATAGGAATAAACATTTTCCAACCATAGTGTAATTTGATAAATGTAGAAAGGCTATGGGAATCCTATGAAATGATAATTATTCTCCCTTGTCATATCCTTTACAGATTACTGCATCTCATCATATGTATGATAAGATTATTGATTGTGCTTTTTTACCAAACAACTTgggatattttaatttttcatgatACCGTGATGACAATTATTGATAAAATATGTGAACACCTATGCATATGGCACATTATCTTATATTATGTTATGTGTAGATTGATACTTTGATATGATTTAAATGGTGGTGTATGCATCATATAAAGTAAATATTGGATAAAATACTCCTAATTTTACGTAGTTCAATAATATTATTTACACTCATTCGatgaatatttttatataattttttttctttaaataagcTTATCTGTAGAGTGGAGAAAAGAGTTatcatttcttaattttttctttatataATCTCTTTACCTCTCCGACCCACAAGATGATGAGACTTGCTCTCTAGCCAACTAATCTCGTCGATCATATAATTGTGATATGCACACACTCCCATTACGAGAATGAAATGACAGAGACGATGAGGTTAGTCCATAGATTTTATTCCTTTTGGTTAACAACTGACTATGGAGCTTGTTGTGTTCCTACCCCGACTTTCTCTGTTGCGGGCATTCCCCATATAATTTGGGAGTTGATCTGGCTTGTAGTGCCCTGacgatattttttattttttattactatACACACAAAGGAGGAGTTGGTGGTAGAGTTCCTATATGTACTTTGAAAAATCCCTCCTACAAATGAAAGAGCCAGAGTCCACCTTAGAAGGTGAGAGCTAACCTATCACACCACCGAGGTTCCACCCTACTATCATTATGACTTTGCAATATTACTCGGTTCAACTCAATTTGTGACATTTTCTCTATCTAATAATCTTTCAAAAGAGCTACTACTTGCGCTTTTGTCTTTATTGTCTATATCTCCCTTCTATTTGATTTTGCTCTATTGCTATTTCACTAGGCTCTACATAAATTGAATCAACCGTTAATATTTTACTTGCTCACTTAAGCACATGTTTAAATCTTTTGGGGTACACAAGTAGACTTAGAAAATGTATGAATTTACTTGCTCACATTTTTAAATCTCATTTTGGGTAcacatgcttttttttttttggtcaatgggtACACATACTTTTAAAAGACCTATTTTTTTAATGGACTGTAGACCAGAAAATGTATAAGGCCTTATTGCAGTTCAAGCCCGTTAGTGGAAGTACGTATTTCAAAAACAACTTTGATTTTTGCCCAAcccttgatttttttattttaccttTTTAGATATACTGATATTAAATGCTTGTAGATTATTATTGTAAATTTGGCACATCAGGAAATAATGTAAACTGTTTATATAatttttgaataaataaatgaaaactaaTCATTggatcttaattatttttatttgaagtATCACCTAACTGAAAACAAGTAAACATGGTTGGTGTAAATTATCTTGTTTTTGTGGCACTTGAAAATCGTACGGTCGATATTTAGAgatatttattttgtttaattaaTTACTTTAAATGTGGTGTTATGTAAATGTAATAGGgtggaaaaggaaagaaaattgACTTGCACTTTgattcattattattattattattattattattattattattattattatcttttacacttaaaaagagaaagagaaagagaaagagaaagagaaagagaaagaaatgagAATATTGTCGTGAACCGGCACATGGCAACAACAATATCTTCGGATTAGAGTCtgaattctcaaactcttgTTCACTCCAACACTCCAAACCCAACAACACTGAATTCAATTCAACTGTTTCCTTCTTTTGCGGTTTTGGTTTTGAATCTAAGCCTCTAGTGTTCCGAATTTACCGCCCAATTTCCAATCATGGACTCGGTTGTTCTCCATCTCGACCGTTTCCCTCTACTCTCCGCCACTCACCGCCCAACATGGAATCCACGCGCTGCCGCTTCCTTCCGCTGCTTCCACCGCTCCCTTCCTATTCCAACCCTCCGTGGCTCGCCGCTTCTCGCTGCCAACAATTCTGTTCCGGTAATATATACATGTCTCTCCTTATTCTGTTCATGCTTGTGGCTTTCTATGTATCAAGTTCATATGCGAGCTTTGTTATAGTTGATAGCTTCGTTAGACTTAGAAATATAATAATTGTGTTATATTGAATTATTTATGTTATTTGATGGATTCAGTCTTTTTTCTTCACACATTGGGATTTTGGTCTCGTAGACCTTTTAATTATGGAGAAAATTTAGTTAAATTGCTGCTTATCGAGGTAGAGAGTGTGTTTATGTTTGAGAGGTTGCACACGCGGCAACTCCTTCCGCTCCCCTGCAGCTAGGGGCTATTATTACCGCCTGGACAATTAGACATCCAACCCATAATCGCGACGACCCAATTGCAAGAGTGGACCTTGCATTTGTGCATTCATGAGATATGACTTATGAGTCAATATGACTCGATCGATCAAAGATTGAATGACTTAGACTTGTTGACTGCGTGAATTTAGGGAACCCCTGACTGCAGGGAATCCGTTTCCTCCGCTCCCAGGGATGAACGGCGTGTTTCAATGCACTTCTAATTTCGCCAGAATCActtatattataaaaaaattcactcACTCCTAGTATCTTCTGTCAGAATCACTTCTTCCTGATGAGTTTCCAAGCACACTATGATCCTTAAGAATAATATTTAAGGTTGATGGTGATTTATTTTGACAGCGTTTTATGATCCATCTAGCTGATCCACCTAGTGGGAGAAGACTTGTTTGttattaatattgttattgTGTTGGGATTGATTTGTTAACCTTACTTGGTCCGAAGAATCTCAATCTTTGAATGCTGTTCTTGGCTGTCAAGAGGCACGGAACCTCCTTTGCTGGGAAGTTTGTACTTGCTAGGCCAATTTTCATGCTTTATCACGAAGAGTAGCACGAAGTCAGAGAACTAGTGTTACTAACAAATATAGATCAGCTTGATTTTTTTTGCGGGACTGATGTCAGTAGTTCACTACTTCTAAAGTCTAAATTTGCGAGAAGTGTATTAAATTTAGTGACCGGTTGACCACATTATGTGCAGCCAAAAAATGGAGTGTACACTGTTGGTGACTTTATGACAAAGAGAGAGGATTTACATGTGGTAAAGCCCACAACAACTGTGGATGAAGGTATATTTATTGCTAAGTTCATGTCTCATCTCATTTTATATTAGGTTTCTGTGATTCTAACATCTTATTTTGCAACAGCTCTGGAAATGCTTGTTGAACATAGGGTAACTGGTTTTCCCGTGATTGATGATAAGTGGAACCTAGTGAGTTATTCTTATCCATTTTCGTTTTTACATTTATTTGTTGATATGTTTTATTTGTATCTCTAGTGTATTCATTAATAAAACTCTTGTAGTTTTCCATCTTACAATTCGTTATTAGATAATTGACAAAAGAAATTAGCCACAATACTCCCGTAAAAGAAATACTAGAAATCTTTCAGCAGATATTGTTTAGAGACAATGTATCCTTCTAAAATTAAATCTGATACTTTCAACTTCTGAATGTATAAAATAATTTCTTATGGTTTAGTCGCTTGCATTGGTTCACTTGTATGTGGTGTGGAGAAGACCTGGAGAAGCATTGTTAGGATAATTGATTAGTTAGAAGATAGCCTGATAGTTAGGAGTAGAGGGAGGCCAAGGAAAATTATAGGTCAAACCATTGAGAGAGATTTGTGGTAAATGGTTTATCTGTGAACTTAATACTACTTGATAGAGCATTATGGCATCAATTAGTTCATGTAGCTGACCCCACATAATGGGAAAAGTCATTGTTagtgttgttgttgtggttTTAATTCCTTCTATTCTTTGTTTATACTTCCAAATTTGCACGCGATTAATTCAGCATATTATTGTAGGACAATTTGACATAGAAATAATTTTTGAAGGTTCTTTATCCTCTGTAGGTTGGTGTTGTTTCAGATTACGACTTGTTAGCACTGGACTCTATATCAGGTAAACTGATTTATCatgcacatatatatatatatatatatatatatatatatatatatatatatatatatatatatgattaatGATATCTTCTCCATTATTAGAGGCTTGATTTTCATCTTTGTTTATTATGATTGTATCCTTTCCTGTTATACTGTTGATACGCTTAACATCGATAGTTGATTAGCCATAGTTTAGGTGGTTTCAATCCTTGATCTGACAGTGCTAACCTGAGAAGGATGAGTGGTAGAGGGCTGACTATCAACTTTTAACTCGATTATGGATGTCTATTAAGTTCAGATTAATGGTGCAGTTCTGCCTTTACAGGACATGTTATGATATTCAGAAAGTCGAGATTGTTTATGTTAATGATTTAACGCGACTAGCTTGATGAAACTTTAGAACTTAGGTGATTGACTGACTTTCCTTTTTATTTGAACAAGTGCAAACCATTTACAATGAGATTAAATTGATTATAGTGAATAATGGCTCACAGAAGATTAAATCCCTTTGCCTGTTATGAAAGGACATTTTTAATTGTTTGATGCTTTTAAAGCACTAATTCTGAATTGAGAAAGAGATTCTATTACAACACTGTTTTAATAGAGCCCAGTGCCAACGCTCCTACAGAGAGTATTTTTCTGCTCTAAAGAGTCAAATACACTTCTCACATGTCCCTTTTACTTCCCTAAACGACTACATATATTTAGATAGAGATGATGACTTCCTTTTCTGCCAATTAATGCTCTACACAACATTTGTTTTATTCTCCTACTACAATACTGCCCAACAATACACAATAACTTACAAATAAGTACCCTACATTAGACACCAGCTTACAGTTAACTGCCCTACATGGAAGTTCCGTTATTCCTTCTGGAATAAACCAATTCGATATGCAGATGTAGACTGGCAGGTGATGCTAGCGATTGGAGTGTAGTTGTGAGTCAATTTCTCAGCTGATCGTGTGAGTCATTGGAATGTAGTTTTTCAGATTTTAAGGTACATCAAAGGATCACCTAGGAAGGGGCTTATTTACATGGATAAAGGTCATAGTACTATAATTCGATATGCAGATGTAGACTGGCAGGTGATGCTTGCGATTGGAGGTCCACTTCTAGTTATTTTGTGCTTATTGGAGGAAACTTATTTTGTTGAAGAGCATGAAACGAACTTTTGTTGCATGGTCTGACACAGAAGCAAAGTTTTACTAATACTACTTTTTAGCTTTTATGTCTTAAACATTTGCTCCAAGAGTTGAATTTTTGTGAGATAGATCTATCTGAACCTGCTTGTGATAACCAATCACCTATGTATCTCTCATCACATCCAATCTTTCGTGAAAGGGCCAGACATATGGAAATTGATTGtcactttattagagaaaaGATCCTCTTAGGCATCATCAAGACTTCTTATGTATCTCTATGGATCGATTGAGACATATTGGCTGAGTCTTTGCTCAAGCTTGGGGCAGGGATTGATTATGATTGTTATGG from Lotus japonicus ecotype B-129 chromosome 2, LjGifu_v1.2 includes:
- the LOC130740850 gene encoding CBS domain-containing protein CBSX1, chloroplastic-like, with amino-acid sequence MDSVVLHLDRFPLLSATHRPTWNPRAAASFRCFHRSLPIPTLRGSPLLAANNSVPPKNGVYTVGDFMTKREDLHVVKPTTTVDEALEMLVEHRVTGFPVIDDKWNLVGVVSDYDLLALDSISGNGRKESSMFPEVDSSWKTFNEVQNLLSKTNGKVIGELMTTAPMVVRENTNLEDAARLLLETKFRRLPVVDSEGRLVGIITRGNVVGAALQIKRAIQNKA